From Solanum lycopersicum chromosome 4, SLM_r2.1:
CCAAAGTGTGAGATTGTCTCGTAGGAGTTGCATTATGAGGGTGCTATCCTTGTATGATTCTTCACCTAAAGTGTCCAGCTCAGCTATCGCTTCCTCAAATGCCTAAACaagtagacaaaaaaaaaaaatcatcccaAATGCAAAGATATGGATCGCTCTTAAAGATCAACTGGCATGCGAAAGCATAATATAGATACCATAGAGACTGATGGCAAAACCTAAATGCTTGATCTGCATGTTACCTTCAATTTGAAGAGGAGTAAATACAAGGCTCAAGGTTCTTAACCAACTATAAATCAGTTTTATAGCCAAAACTAAATGGATAGGTAGGATTGTCGTCATTTCTAACTTCACCAACAATTTTACAGTACACTAACTTCTTGACTTAGACTATGCAAACTTTAGAAGAAGAATATACGCGCACCGACGCAGATCATTTCTGCATTTGCTTTTATATAACTTATCCTACTGTCATCTCTCTTATAATTAAGTTGTCAACTCACTTCCTCTAAATCACTTGGATTTCAGCTGTCTCCAACTTGACCTCTCTCATCCTATCCATCCATTTCCCACTCattaattctttcttttctaaTAAGTCAGATCACTTTCTTCTCCCTGAGTCACCACTCTATTGGCCTTGCATTCTACATATTTCACTGCATCTCACCATTGATATTCAGTTACCCTTCCCTGACTTTATTCGATGGCTCTTTTATTAGTCAAAGCTAAACAACAGTTCAGCCTGCTCAGAACATATAAAACTGCAAATGAAGCATACTACCATAAACACTAAATTTTACCTGTTTTGCCATACTGCAAGCTTTGTCAGATGAGTTCAGTATCTCAAAGTAAAAGACAGAGAAGTTGAGTGCAAGACCAAGCCTTATGGGATGTGTTGGAGGCAGATCTGTCAGTGCAATTTCCTTCAATGACATCAAAGGCAGAGAAACAGAATCAGTGAAACTCAATTTTCCAACTATGTGATGGAAATCAGTATACAAAATGAAATGCAAGGATATGAACAACTGTAGAACAGATACTCACAAACCAAActaaataatttctaaataaaGGGAGCAAAAACAGAGAGAACTAAAAAGTCCAGGTAGCGATCATCCTAAACTCCTCTATACAGTGTCCAAAATGCGCAGCACTATTAAAAAGCCCTTGAATGTGAAGTTAATTTTGTGAGTCATACACCCAACCCGAGTAAAAACAAACTGCTCCTTGAGTGTTCCTAAATACATAAATGACACAACTATAGCTAAATTGGGTGCAAGCCTTATTAATGCACACATCCTTGGATATTTACAAACACTGATCACTTTACAACCAATCTTCTAACTAAACACAACAAGGACTTCTTCGTCATTTCAGTTCaatctttaatttcaaaaaagCATCAAAGCAATTTGGTGTTGAAAAACCCTTCTTGGATGGAGTTCATCTGTTACAGATATGAAGCATCATAATAAATGTGACACTGCTTAGCAACAACAGAGTAAAGCTACAGTGTTCTCTGTACTTGTACCAATTAATTCCTCTATAAAGATAATACATTTACATAACATATTAGAAAAATATGTGTTGAGAAGACAAATTGTAGCAGAAAAATCAACATTATATGCTAATGCAAGATTCTCCATCACAATCTCAATGAAAGAACTAATTCCAGGTTGCAATGGCTAAAACtgtatttatattgaaatctaGCTACAGTATCAAGATGCTTTGTCCCCATCTCAACACAAATCCTGCTATCACAACAAATAACTAGGAAGACCTAGATGCAGTTTAGCCCAGAGGCCCAATGTCATATCATCTTTAACCTGTAGCTAAGCAATTTGTTTCTTACAATTTAAATCACAATAGAAAGAAAAGCTATAATGGAACAGAAAAGATCAAACTGGATTGAACAATCCCCgctagtttatttttattagcaCCAACCTACACAACATTTTCAaagcaaatatataaaattcagATCAGTCTCTACATTTACATCGAAATGATCTACAGTTACTACATTAATTTCAGATCTCAATGAAAATCCTACTAGCAAAACAAGTTAATAAGAAAACCGAACAGTAATAAGCCCTAATCTGAAGAAAAGTACAAAGCACAAACaaaaatcaaactcaaaacCTAGAAGATACCgcaaaataggaaaaaatagTCAACTCAAACAGTACCTGAGCAGCCTTATAAGAATTCATAGTGTCTTCAGCAGCCTGCTTCCTCTCATCACCAATCTTAAACTCAGCAAGATACCGGTAATAATCACCTTTCATCTTAAGGTAAAACACCTTCGATTCACTGGTAGTAGCAGAGGGAACAAGATTTGACTCAAGCAACTTGAGTATACCAGCACAAACCTGCGAAAGTTCATTCTCGACTTTACCTCTGTACTCCTTAACAAGATGCACATGTTCTTCGTTCTTCCGCGATTCCTCCTTCTGTTCAATAGAGGAAACAATACGCCAGGCAGCACGAAGAGATCCGATCACGTTTTTGTAAGCGACAGAGAGGAGATTCCTTTCCTCAACGGTGAGTTCGCCGGCCGGCGTGGAGTTGAGAACTAGTTTGTCCATGAACTGAACCATTTCTTCATAGCGCTCGGCTTGTTCAGCGAGTTTTGCTAAGTAAAGACACTGTTCACGGCTGAGATTTTCAGGGATTAGAGCCGCCATGGATGAAGTAGAGAGAAAATTTAGGCGAATGAGAATCGATTCTTCTCAACACTGTATGTGTGAAgtgagaaaaagagagagaagggactTTTATGGCGTTTTTTTCGCCCTTTTTCTTCGGTTTCCATATACACGTGGAGTCAAACAcacttttctttctctttttcatttctCGTTCTCCGAGATTTTAGATTCGAATATAAAACCTCTTATTCATAGGTATGAATTTAAAGATAAAacgatataaatttaataatattgtgTCTAATAATAATCGAACTACAAGAATATTAATAGAAGTCAAGTAATATTTGAtatcaatttttataaattgataaaaatatctttagcTTAGGtggattttcattatcaataattatgttaatcataattttataaGAATTCAATGTATCTTGATTTAGATTCATGTAACGAATTCGAAGTATCtattttcaactaaaatgtcaCTATCTTTATGAGTGATAACTATAGAAAAAGACTCTgcaatttagaattttttgggTGTAGTCCAAATCAAATGAAGGTTGAAGTTGTGTAGACTATGATTATATCGAGTAACAATTcttttaattatagattttttaataatgaaaatattttaaaagaaataaagaatgaatcgtaattattttttattcaaatatatatatatttttaaaaattactattaaaAACTTTATTAAATTACCTATCcgacataaattttttttttggatgaaatcaattataaacttcaaaaattgaatattgtttGCTTCATGAAATGTAATGATATTCAATAACAAGAGGAATAATGTGAGAGATTATTTAGAGGGAATTTGAATTACGAGACATAGtttgaagtaataaatatataaagctctagttttaaattatttttaatgaaatatatctaaattgaatctcatattattaatatacaagaatcttaaaatataaaatgaattaatacacataataagaatatttacctaattaaataattttctcttatatatttctaactcatttaaattcaactcaatcatttttcaaagataaattGAACTTTACAATTGCAAACAAAAAAACCCTGAGCCCTTCTCGTCGACAAAAATCTCATCACTGAATCCCTCTACCGGTTCTTGTCCATTTCTGCAAATTTGGCGAATTGACTTGTTAAATCTACTACTAAGTTTACCCTTTTCTTGAATAGGGGTGAAAAAGAGGGATCTTGGACTGTAAGCTCCATCGTTCATTAACTGGTAAACAATTTAACAGTAGTATGCTGTAGTGATTTCTCTGATTTTGCTCTAAATTTTGTTTCCAAGTATTCAAAATTAGTTTTAGGATTTTGGGTTTTCAGTCTAGCTCCGATGGGTATGTTAGTTTTTGTGCCATATTGTTATTTGTTGTGTTAGTGGTTGCTACTTGATGTTGTGTAGATTTTCTGACTTGCTTTGCTGTAGGGTTTTCGAAAAGTAGTGGTAGAGTAACCCACTTGTGAGATTATAGTGAGTATGTTGTTGGTTTGGATTGTGAAAAGATGTGTCTTTTTCAAGTGAATGATTGATGCTTTAATCTAAATAGTTGATATGGTCGAGTTGAAATATGCAACACTTACGCAATGTCATATGCCATTCCATTTTCTAGATTCATTGTAGCGAGAAAATCTCCCTAGGAATGGTAAGGTCTGTGTACACTCTACCCTTTTCAGACCCAgttgtgggattacactaggTATATTAttgttggtttgggttgtgaaAAGATGTGTCTTTTTTCAAGTGAATGACTGATTCTTTAATCTGAATAGTTGATATGGTCTAGTTGAGGTCTGCAACACTTGCACAATATCATTCACCATTCCATTTTCTAGATTCATTAGAAGTGAGAAAATGAAACTAGGGAAAGAGTGGGGATGGTTTATCTTTACATGAAAATAAGGGATATGTTCAAGACTTATGTCCTATTTTGGATAAATGAGCTTTAAAAGTGGATTCTCCCGTGAATTTAGTAAAAAATGTTGATTGTGCTGGTGTTAACTGAAAAATATAGTTACGTGGATGCAAAGTGTTGTGTTAGGCCAAAATTTTGAGGGGGTATGAGCCGATTGTGCTTATTCTCATGTATGTATGAGAGTTGGGATGGagtataactttttttttctctaccCTAACAGCTGCATGTAATCTTCTGGCGGAATTCGAGTCACGGATCCTGCAGTCTTGTTAACTTGGATGAAAGCTATTGGGCACACGAAATGCAGTCTCTGTTCTTCATCTAGGTTATTTTCATCTTCAGTTCAATGGATTTCTCCTCTGGATTACCAGCGCAGGAATTCCCCGAGGCCAGATGCTCCTATCGAGAGAGATGGCACTTCACAACTAGTGCCAAGAAAACGCAAGTATATATCCCATGAATCCGCAGTCAATTTGATAAAACAAGAGAGGGATGCACTACGTGCCCTGGAGATCTTTAACAAGGTTTCTGACCAGAAGGGTTTCAATCACAACAACTCCACCTATGCTGTTCTTCTCCATAGACTAGCTGTTTGCAAGAAATTCGAAACAGTTGAGGCTATTATTCATCAGATGAGATATGAAACTTGCAAGTTTCATGAAGGCGTATTTACAAATCTCATGAAGCATTACTCCAGATCCTCTCTCCACGAAAAGGTTCTAGTGATGTTTGATGCAATCTTGCCTATTGTTCGAGAAAAGCCTTCGCTCAATGCCATTAGCACATGTCTGAATCTGCTTGTTGAAGCAAAACAGATTGAACTGGCGAAGGAATTTCTCTTAAACGTGCAGAAGCATCTACATTTGAAGCCCAATACATGCATTTTCAATATCCTGGTCAAGTATCATTGCAAAAAAGGGGATGTTGACGCTGCATTTGTAGTAGTAGAAGAGATGAGGAAGTCCAGAGTTTCTCATCCCAACTTGATTACTTACAGCACCCTCATGGATGGCTTATGCCGATGTGGAAGGCTTCAAGATGCACTTGACCTTTTTGAGAAAATGCTTGCGAAGGATCAGATTCCGCCAGATGCATTGACTTACAATATCTTAATAAATGCATTTTGTCGTGCAGGAAAGGTGGATAGAGC
This genomic window contains:
- the tft10 gene encoding 14-3-3 protein 10, translated to MAALIPENLSREQCLYLAKLAEQAERYEEMVQFMDKLVLNSTPAGELTVEERNLLSVAYKNVIGSLRAAWRIVSSIEQKEESRKNEEHVHLVKEYRGKVENELSQVCAGILKLLESNLVPSATTSESKVFYLKMKGDYYRYLAEFKIGDERKQAAEDTMNSYKAAQEIALTDLPPTHPIRLGLALNFSVFYFEILNSSDKACSMAKQAFEEAIAELDTLGEESYKDSTLIMQLLRDNLTLWTSDAQDQLDES
- the LOC101249352 gene encoding pentatricopeptide repeat-containing protein At5g18475, coding for MKAIGHTKCSLCSSSRLFSSSVQWISPLDYQRRNSPRPDAPIERDGTSQLVPRKRKYISHESAVNLIKQERDALRALEIFNKVSDQKGFNHNNSTYAVLLHRLAVCKKFETVEAIIHQMRYETCKFHEGVFTNLMKHYSRSSLHEKVLVMFDAILPIVREKPSLNAISTCLNLLVEAKQIELAKEFLLNVQKHLHLKPNTCIFNILVKYHCKKGDVDAAFVVVEEMRKSRVSHPNLITYSTLMDGLCRCGRLQDALDLFEKMLAKDQIPPDALTYNILINAFCRAGKVDRARNIIGFMRKNGCQPNIVNYTALMNGFCKEGRVEDAKEVFHEMKGVGLKPDVVGYTTLINSFCRAGKVDEGIELLDEMKDKGCKADDVTIKIILGGLCRASRSSEAFDMLERLPYDGVHLSKESYRIVLNFLCKEGELEKAMDLLGLMLARRFVPHFATSNELIVQLCEAGKAVDAALALFGLLEMGFKPEPQTWSMLIDVICRERKLLPAFELLDELVLQ